Proteins from a single region of Dysosmobacter acutus:
- a CDS encoding LysR family transcriptional regulator — protein sequence MEIRVLRYFLEVAREGNITRAAERLHVSQPTLSKQLKDLESELGKKLFVRSNYSVKLTDEGMLLRRRAEDILEMVDKTADEFKALGEITGGDIRIGCAESDGVKYLARCVKSLQEQYPRIRLHLYSGNTEDVSERLDRGLLDFAVLAQEVDLSKYNYLELPHADRWGLVMRKDSPLAKKEAVQMKDLLGLPLICSRQGITEDFPKWFGEKVDRLNIVATFNLAYNAGILVREGMGYALSFDKLINTGSDSELCFQPLMPALETKLYLVWKKYQVFTRVAEVFLKQLQQELA from the coding sequence ATGGAAATTCGTGTCCTGCGCTATTTTTTGGAGGTTGCTCGGGAGGGGAATATCACCCGGGCGGCGGAACGTCTTCATGTGTCCCAGCCCACCCTGTCCAAGCAACTCAAGGACCTGGAGAGCGAGCTGGGCAAAAAGCTGTTTGTCCGCAGCAATTACAGCGTCAAGCTGACCGACGAGGGGATGCTTCTGCGCAGACGTGCTGAGGACATCCTGGAGATGGTGGATAAGACCGCCGATGAATTCAAGGCCCTGGGGGAGATCACCGGCGGGGATATCCGTATCGGCTGCGCCGAGTCCGACGGAGTCAAATACCTGGCCCGGTGCGTCAAATCCCTGCAGGAACAGTACCCCCGTATCCGGCTGCACCTGTACAGCGGCAACACCGAGGATGTGTCGGAGCGGCTGGACAGGGGCTTGCTGGACTTTGCGGTCCTGGCCCAGGAGGTAGACCTGTCCAAATATAATTACCTGGAGCTCCCCCACGCCGACCGCTGGGGCCTTGTGATGCGTAAGGACAGCCCCCTTGCCAAAAAGGAGGCTGTCCAGATGAAGGATTTATTGGGCCTGCCGCTGATCTGCTCCCGGCAGGGGATCACGGAGGATTTTCCAAAGTGGTTCGGAGAGAAGGTGGACCGGCTCAATATCGTAGCCACCTTTAATCTGGCCTATAACGCCGGAATCCTGGTGCGGGAGGGGATGGGCTACGCCCTGTCCTTCGATAAGCTGATCAACACCGGCTCGGACAGCGAGCTGTGCTTCCAGCCGCTCATGCCTGCGCTGGAGACAAAGCTGTATCTTGTCTGGAAAAAGTATCAGGTGTTTACAAGAGTAGCCGAAGTGTTTCTGAAGCAATTGCAGCAGGAATTGGCTTAA